The proteins below come from a single Plantactinospora sp. KBS50 genomic window:
- the lexA gene encoding transcriptional repressor LexA, which yields MSTDEGTNGQKHPQKGVASAAGSATRRRAGSRSRGGEAGLRAVTPVVSTFPDPSAVDLTARQRRILDFIRNWVERYGYPPSVREIGEAVGLVSPSSVAYQLKELERKGFLRRDPNRPRAVDVRPPSDLVDDEASRAHRPRPAYVPMLGRIAAGGPILAEQAVEDVFPLPRELVGEGEVFMLQVKGDSMIDAAICDGDWVVVRQQPTADAGEIVAAMLDGEATVKTYRRRDGHVWLMPQNPAFDPIPGDDATIMGRVVAVLRRI from the coding sequence GTGTCGACCGACGAGGGCACCAACGGGCAGAAGCACCCGCAGAAGGGGGTCGCCAGTGCCGCCGGGTCCGCGACCCGTCGTCGGGCCGGCTCCCGCTCCCGGGGCGGCGAGGCCGGGCTGCGCGCCGTGACCCCGGTGGTGAGCACCTTCCCGGACCCGAGCGCCGTCGACCTGACCGCCCGGCAGCGCCGGATCCTCGACTTCATCCGCAACTGGGTGGAGCGCTACGGATACCCGCCCAGCGTGCGGGAGATCGGCGAGGCTGTCGGCCTGGTCTCCCCGTCCAGCGTCGCCTACCAGCTCAAGGAGCTGGAGCGGAAGGGATTCCTGCGGCGGGACCCGAACCGGCCGCGGGCGGTGGACGTCCGGCCGCCCAGCGACCTGGTCGACGACGAGGCGTCCCGGGCGCATCGGCCCCGGCCGGCGTACGTGCCGATGCTGGGCAGGATCGCCGCCGGTGGCCCGATCCTGGCCGAGCAGGCCGTCGAGGACGTCTTCCCGCTGCCCCGCGAGCTGGTCGGGGAGGGCGAGGTCTTCATGCTCCAGGTCAAGGGCGATTCGATGATCGACGCCGCGATCTGTGACGGCGACTGGGTCGTGGTGCGCCAGCAGCCGACCGCCGACGCCGGGGAGATCGTGGCCGCCATGCTCGACGGCGAGGCGACCGTGAAGACCTACCGCCGCCGCGACGGACATGTCTGGCTGATGCCGCAGAACCCGGCCTTCGACCCGATTCCCGGCGACGACGCCACCATCATGGGCCGGGTCGTCGCGGTGCTGCGGCGGATCTGA
- the nrdR gene encoding transcriptional regulator NrdR, protein MRCPYCRHADSRVVDSREADDGQLIRRRRSCSECGKRFTTVEEAVLAVVKRSGVTEPFSRTKIIGGVRKACQGRPVDDDSIALLAQRVEETVRAKGAAEVPSHEVGLAILGPLRDLDEVAYLRFASVYRSFESLADFEREIETLRAAARDRAAADRSAAVPG, encoded by the coding sequence ATGCGCTGCCCGTACTGCCGGCACGCCGACTCCCGGGTGGTGGACTCCCGGGAGGCCGACGACGGTCAGCTGATCCGTCGGCGGCGCTCCTGCTCCGAGTGCGGCAAACGGTTCACCACCGTCGAGGAGGCGGTGCTGGCCGTGGTGAAGCGCAGCGGGGTGACCGAGCCGTTCAGCCGTACGAAGATCATCGGCGGCGTACGCAAGGCCTGCCAGGGCCGGCCGGTCGACGACGACTCGATCGCCCTGCTCGCACAGCGGGTGGAGGAGACGGTCCGGGCCAAGGGCGCGGCCGAGGTGCCCAGCCACGAGGTCGGGCTGGCCATCCTGGGTCCGCTGCGCGACCTGGACGAGGTGGCCTACCTGCGGTTTGCCAGCGTCTACCGGTCGTTCGAATCGTTGGCCGATTTCGAGCGCGAGATCGAGACGCTGCGCGCGGCGGCCCGGGACCGGGCGGCCGCCGACCGGTCGGCGGCCGTGCCGGGCTGA
- the dapF gene encoding diaminopimelate epimerase produces the protein MQFTKGHGTGNDFVIIPDPQGRLTLTPELVAGLCDRRFGLGADGVLRVVRSAGHPEAARYADEAEWFMDYRNADGSLAEMCGNGARVFVRYLLTHGLAAEPAPPVATRAGVVRTRVDGDGVCVQMSRPRVYGGSTAEVGGRRLAGSAVDVGNPHLVCPLPAGIALADLDLTRPPGFDPVLFAAGVNVEFVEPAEGSAGVPEGSAGVPDGAGGAPADPHVRMRVHERGSAETLSCGTGACAVAAVVLRQAGRDTGTVTVDVPGGRLVVTVEETSCWLSGPAVLVASGEIDTAALASHRA, from the coding sequence GTGCAGTTCACCAAGGGCCACGGCACCGGCAACGACTTCGTGATCATCCCCGACCCGCAGGGTCGGCTCACCCTGACCCCGGAGCTGGTGGCCGGGCTCTGCGACCGCCGGTTCGGGCTGGGCGCCGACGGGGTGCTGCGGGTGGTGCGCTCGGCCGGGCATCCCGAGGCGGCGCGGTACGCGGATGAGGCCGAGTGGTTCATGGACTACCGCAACGCCGACGGTTCCCTCGCCGAGATGTGCGGCAACGGCGCCCGGGTCTTCGTCCGGTACCTGCTGACCCACGGTCTCGCCGCCGAACCGGCGCCGCCGGTCGCGACCCGGGCCGGCGTGGTGCGCACCCGGGTCGACGGTGACGGCGTCTGCGTGCAGATGAGCCGCCCCCGGGTGTACGGCGGGTCCACCGCCGAGGTGGGTGGCCGGCGGCTGGCCGGCAGCGCCGTGGACGTGGGCAACCCGCACCTGGTCTGTCCGCTGCCGGCCGGGATCGCACTGGCCGATCTCGATCTGACCCGCCCGCCCGGCTTCGACCCGGTGCTGTTCGCGGCCGGGGTGAACGTCGAGTTCGTCGAGCCGGCGGAGGGCTCCGCCGGCGTACCGGAAGGCTCCGCGGGCGTGCCGGACGGTGCCGGCGGCGCGCCGGCGGACCCGCACGTGCGGATGCGGGTCCACGAGCGCGGCTCGGCCGAGACCCTGTCCTGCGGTACCGGTGCCTGTGCCGTGGCCGCCGTGGTGCTCCGGCAGGCCGGCCGGGACACCGGGACGGTGACCGTGGACGTGCCCGGCGGCCGGCTGGTGGTCACCGTCGAGGAGACCTCGTGCTGGCTGTCCGGGCCGGCCGTCCTGGTCGCCAGCGGCGAGATCGACACCGCGGCGCTCGCGTCGCACCGCGCCTGA
- the hflX gene encoding GTPase HflX, producing the protein MRDQDSFVRLAGEDLDGTAGEWELEDRQALRRVAGLSTELTDITEVEYRQLRLERVVLVGVWTEGTVTDAENSLTELAALAETAGSQVLEGLIQRRNRPDPATYIGRGKVDDLGSVVTGTGADTVICDGELSPSQLRNLEQRTKVKVVDRTALILDIFAQHAKSKEGKAQVELAQLEYLLPRLRGWGETLSRQSGGSARVGGAGGVGLRGPGETKLETDRRRLRTRIARLRREIKDMRRVRQTKRARRSRNAVPAVAIAGYTNAGKSSLLNRLTGAGVLVEDALFATLDPTTRRSRTADGRIYTLSDTVGFVRHLPHQIVEAFRSTLEEVAEADLVVHVVDGAHPDPEEQVRAVREVLAEVGADRLPELLVVNKTDAADEETLLRLKRTWPEAILVSARAGRGIDDLRAGIEARLPRPAVEIRAVLPYDRGDLVARVHRDGEVLSSAHTGEGTVLHVRVTESLAAELAPYLVGLGATGATGGAEPSATARDGGVPDAAERRG; encoded by the coding sequence TTGCGAGATCAGGACAGCTTCGTCCGGTTGGCGGGCGAGGACCTCGACGGTACCGCCGGCGAGTGGGAGCTGGAGGACCGTCAGGCGCTGCGCCGCGTGGCGGGCCTGTCCACCGAGCTCACGGACATCACCGAGGTCGAGTACCGGCAGCTCCGGCTGGAACGGGTGGTCCTGGTGGGGGTCTGGACCGAGGGGACCGTCACCGACGCCGAGAACTCCCTCACCGAGCTGGCGGCGCTCGCCGAGACCGCCGGGTCGCAGGTACTGGAGGGGCTGATCCAGCGGCGCAACCGGCCCGACCCGGCCACCTACATCGGCCGCGGCAAGGTCGACGATCTGGGGTCGGTGGTCACCGGCACCGGCGCCGACACGGTGATCTGCGACGGTGAACTGTCCCCGTCCCAGCTGCGCAACCTGGAGCAGCGCACCAAGGTCAAGGTGGTCGACCGGACCGCGCTGATCCTGGACATCTTCGCCCAGCACGCCAAGAGCAAGGAGGGCAAGGCGCAGGTCGAGCTGGCCCAGCTCGAATACCTGCTGCCCCGGCTGCGCGGCTGGGGCGAGACGCTGTCCCGGCAGAGCGGCGGCAGCGCCCGCGTCGGCGGGGCCGGCGGTGTCGGCCTGCGTGGCCCGGGCGAGACGAAGCTGGAGACCGACCGGCGTCGGCTGCGCACCCGCATCGCCCGGCTCCGCCGCGAGATCAAGGACATGCGCCGGGTCCGGCAGACCAAGCGCGCCCGCCGGTCCCGCAACGCGGTGCCGGCGGTGGCCATCGCCGGCTACACGAACGCCGGCAAGTCGAGCCTGCTCAACCGGCTGACCGGGGCGGGCGTGCTGGTCGAGGACGCGCTGTTCGCCACCCTGGATCCGACCACCCGGCGCTCCCGCACGGCCGACGGCCGGATCTACACGCTGTCGGACACGGTCGGCTTCGTCCGGCACCTGCCGCACCAGATCGTCGAGGCGTTCCGCTCGACGCTGGAGGAGGTCGCCGAGGCCGATCTCGTGGTGCACGTGGTCGACGGCGCGCACCCGGATCCGGAGGAGCAGGTCCGGGCGGTCCGCGAGGTGCTCGCCGAGGTGGGCGCCGACCGGCTGCCCGAGCTGCTGGTGGTGAACAAGACCGACGCCGCGGACGAGGAGACGCTGCTGCGGCTCAAGCGGACCTGGCCGGAGGCGATCCTGGTGTCCGCCCGGGCCGGGCGCGGGATCGACGATCTGCGCGCCGGCATCGAGGCCCGGTTGCCCCGGCCCGCCGTGGAGATCCGGGCCGTCCTGCCGTACGACCGGGGTGACCTGGTGGCCCGGGTGCACCGGGACGGCGAGGTGCTCAGCTCGGCACACACCGGCGAGGGGACCGTGCTGCACGTACGGGTGACCGAGTCGCTGGCCGCCGAGCTGGCGCCGTACCTGGTCGGGCTCGGCGCGACGGGCGCGACGGGCGGCGCTGAGCCGTCGGCGACCGCCCGGGACGGCGGCGTACCGGACGCCGCCGAGCGCCGCGGGTGA
- a CDS encoding NAD-dependent malic enzyme, with product MAISRLPSAGFSITVRVSVTADASAIGRLTTSVGSSGAIVTALDVVDSDHTSVTVDLTCDTADAGHADQVVAALRELAGVDVRKVSDRTFLLHLGGKIEVTPKVALRNRDELSRAYTPGVARVCLAIAENPADARRLTIKRNTVAVVTDGSAVLGLGNIGPAASLPVMEGKAALFKRFGGVDAWPVVLDTQDTEEIISIVKAIAPAYGGINLEDIAAPRCFEIEARLREALDIPVFHDDQHGTAIVVLAALTNALRVVDKRLADVRVVVSGAGAAGTAIMKLLLREGVGDIVAYDRQGALHRGQSDLNPAWQWLAEHTNRDNYAGDLAGAVRGADVFIGVSAPNLLSGDDIATMAKDAIVFALANPDPEVDPREARKHAAVVATGRSDQPNQINNVLAFPGVFRGMLDAHAEEFTDEMALAAARAIADVVGEDRVNPTVIVPSVFDSRVAPAVSAAVRAAAQTPPPPPAADPGPADLPQIAARDSAATEPLPH from the coding sequence GTGGCGATCAGCCGACTGCCGAGTGCCGGGTTCTCGATCACCGTTCGGGTCAGCGTGACCGCGGACGCCTCGGCCATCGGTCGGCTCACCACCTCGGTGGGCTCCTCGGGCGCCATCGTCACCGCGCTGGACGTGGTGGACTCCGACCACACCTCGGTGACCGTCGACCTGACCTGCGACACAGCCGACGCCGGCCACGCCGACCAGGTGGTCGCGGCGCTGCGCGAACTGGCCGGCGTGGACGTCCGCAAGGTCTCCGACCGGACCTTCCTGCTGCACCTGGGCGGCAAGATCGAGGTGACCCCCAAGGTCGCGCTGCGCAACCGGGACGAGCTGTCCCGGGCGTACACGCCGGGGGTGGCCCGGGTCTGCCTGGCGATCGCGGAGAACCCTGCGGACGCCCGGCGGCTGACCATCAAGCGCAACACGGTCGCCGTGGTCACCGACGGCTCCGCGGTGCTCGGCCTCGGGAACATCGGCCCGGCCGCGTCCCTGCCCGTGATGGAGGGCAAGGCCGCCCTGTTCAAGCGCTTCGGCGGGGTGGACGCCTGGCCGGTGGTGCTCGACACGCAGGACACCGAGGAGATCATCTCGATCGTCAAGGCCATCGCGCCCGCGTACGGCGGGATCAACCTGGAGGACATCGCCGCGCCGCGCTGCTTCGAGATCGAGGCCCGGCTGCGGGAGGCGCTGGACATCCCGGTCTTCCACGACGACCAGCACGGTACGGCGATCGTGGTGCTGGCCGCGCTGACCAACGCGCTGCGGGTGGTGGACAAGCGTCTCGCGGACGTCCGGGTGGTGGTCTCCGGCGCCGGGGCGGCCGGCACGGCCATCATGAAGCTGCTGCTCCGCGAGGGTGTCGGCGACATCGTCGCGTACGACCGGCAGGGCGCGCTGCACCGCGGGCAGTCCGATCTGAACCCGGCCTGGCAGTGGCTCGCCGAGCACACCAACCGGGACAACTACGCGGGCGACCTGGCCGGGGCGGTACGCGGCGCCGACGTGTTCATCGGGGTGAGCGCGCCGAACCTGCTCAGCGGGGACGACATCGCCACCATGGCCAAGGACGCCATCGTCTTCGCGCTGGCCAACCCCGACCCGGAGGTCGATCCGCGGGAGGCACGCAAGCACGCCGCGGTGGTGGCCACCGGCCGGTCGGACCAGCCCAACCAGATCAACAACGTGCTGGCGTTCCCGGGCGTGTTCCGCGGCATGCTGGACGCGCACGCCGAGGAGTTCACCGACGAGATGGCCCTGGCCGCGGCCCGGGCGATCGCCGACGTGGTGGGCGAGGACCGGGTGAACCCCACGGTGATCGTGCCCAGCGTCTTCGACTCGCGGGTGGCGCCGGCCGTGTCCGCCGCCGTCCGGGCCGCGGCCCAGACGCCCCCGCCGCCGCCGGCCGCCGATCCGGGGCCGGCCGACCTGCCGCAGATCGCGGCCCGGGACAGCGCCGCCACCGAGCCGCTGCCACACTGA
- a CDS encoding DUF349 domain-containing protein, which yields MTDWTAFGRVDADGTVYVKTAEGERVVGSWQAGSPEEGLAHFARRFADLVTEVDLTEARLNSGAADPAHSLSTFRRIRTSLAEAHVVGDIDALGARLEKLCSFAEEKAGEARAARDAARAEAVARKTALVEEAEKLAAESTGWKTAGDRLKEILDEWKTIRGVEKKADGELWKRFAAARDAFTRRRGAHFASLDAQRKQAQGVKEELVGQAETLASSTEWGPTATALKDLMAQWKAAPRASKEAEQRLWERFRAAQDAFFSRRSEVFSARDNEQRANLDRKQALLAEAEALDVDADPRGAQNRLREIQGQWHEVGRVPREAMTGLDRRLRAVDEKVRQAMDSAWRRTEPSANPLLAQMRDQVAEAEQRLTRARAAGDAKRIREAERALESKQQFLRLAEQSS from the coding sequence ATGACTGACTGGACTGCCTTCGGACGGGTGGACGCGGACGGCACGGTCTACGTCAAGACCGCCGAGGGCGAACGGGTGGTCGGTTCGTGGCAGGCCGGTTCCCCGGAGGAGGGGCTCGCGCACTTCGCCCGGCGCTTCGCCGACCTGGTGACCGAGGTCGACCTGACCGAGGCCCGGCTCAACTCCGGCGCAGCCGATCCCGCCCACTCGCTGTCCACGTTCCGCCGGATCCGGACCTCGCTGGCCGAGGCGCACGTCGTGGGCGACATCGACGCGCTGGGCGCCCGGCTGGAGAAGCTCTGCTCGTTCGCCGAGGAGAAGGCCGGCGAGGCCCGCGCGGCCCGGGACGCCGCCCGCGCGGAGGCGGTGGCCCGCAAGACCGCCCTGGTCGAGGAGGCCGAGAAGCTGGCCGCCGAGTCCACCGGCTGGAAGACCGCCGGCGACCGGCTCAAGGAGATCCTCGACGAGTGGAAGACCATCCGCGGCGTCGAGAAGAAGGCCGACGGCGAGCTGTGGAAGCGGTTCGCGGCCGCCCGGGACGCCTTCACCCGCCGCCGCGGCGCCCACTTCGCCAGCCTCGACGCCCAGCGCAAGCAGGCGCAGGGCGTCAAGGAGGAACTGGTCGGCCAGGCCGAGACGCTTGCCTCGTCGACCGAATGGGGGCCGACGGCCACGGCGCTGAAGGACCTGATGGCACAGTGGAAGGCCGCACCGCGCGCCTCCAAGGAGGCCGAGCAGCGGCTGTGGGAACGGTTCCGCGCCGCCCAGGACGCCTTCTTCAGCCGGCGCAGCGAGGTCTTCTCCGCCCGCGACAACGAGCAGCGGGCCAACCTGGACCGCAAGCAGGCGCTGCTGGCCGAGGCAGAGGCGCTGGACGTGGACGCCGACCCGCGGGGCGCGCAGAACCGGCTGCGGGAGATCCAGGGCCAGTGGCACGAGGTCGGCCGGGTGCCGCGGGAGGCGATGACCGGGCTGGACCGCCGGTTGCGGGCCGTGGACGAGAAGGTACGTCAGGCCATGGACTCGGCGTGGCGGCGTACCGAGCCCTCCGCCAACCCGCTGCTGGCGCAGATGCGGGACCAGGTGGCGGAGGCGGAGCAGCGGCTGACCCGGGCGCGGGCGGCCGGCGACGCCAAGCGGATCCGCGAGGCCGAACGGGCGCTGGAGTCCAAGCAGCAGTTCCTGCGGCTGGCCGAACAGAGCAGCTAG
- a CDS encoding LysM peptidoglycan-binding domain-containing protein, with protein MAHRRAGGELPRGLHLARRATRRRPAAPPLRLTRRGRVVLVGALALLLAGLVALLAPASRAAGPGSGAPTATVVREGDTLWAIAERQLPGRNPIAVVAEIRRLNDLDGYTVYTGQQLLLPAWR; from the coding sequence GTGGCACATCGCCGCGCCGGTGGCGAGCTTCCCCGCGGCCTGCATCTTGCGCGCCGCGCGACCCGGCGGCGCCCGGCGGCACCGCCGCTGCGCCTGACCAGGCGCGGTCGCGTCGTGCTGGTCGGTGCGCTGGCGCTGCTGCTGGCCGGCCTGGTGGCGCTGCTCGCCCCCGCCTCCCGGGCGGCCGGCCCGGGGTCCGGGGCTCCCACCGCCACCGTGGTCCGCGAGGGCGACACCCTCTGGGCCATCGCCGAGCGGCAACTGCCCGGCCGCAACCCGATCGCCGTCGTCGCCGAGATCCGCCGGCTCAATGACCTGGACGGCTACACCGTCTACACGGGTCAACAACTCCTGCTGCCGGCGTGGCGTTGA
- the miaA gene encoding tRNA (adenosine(37)-N6)-dimethylallyltransferase MiaA: MSVSPVIAIVGPTAAGKSGLSIALAQALGAEVVNADSMQLYRGMDVGTAKLTPAERAGVPHHVLDIWDITEPASVAAYQRIARAALDDILARGRVPLLVGGSGLYVRAVLDEFEFPGTDPALRDRLERELALTGPAPLYDRLRSADPAAAAQILPGNGRRIVRALEVIELTGGPFRSVLPQPRPYYPAVQLGVDLDTPVLDERIARRADRMWEQGLVDEVRRLADAGLRSGRTAGRALGYQQVLRELDGELSPEQARAETVRATRRFVRRQRSWFRRDPRIVWLDGDRPDLVPAALAALSGAAGSGTVGSPDSP, encoded by the coding sequence ATGTCCGTGTCCCCGGTCATCGCCATCGTCGGCCCCACCGCCGCCGGCAAGTCGGGCTTGAGCATCGCGCTCGCCCAGGCGCTCGGCGCCGAGGTCGTCAACGCCGACTCCATGCAGCTCTACCGGGGGATGGACGTCGGCACCGCCAAGCTGACCCCGGCGGAGCGGGCCGGGGTGCCGCACCACGTGCTGGACATCTGGGACATCACCGAGCCGGCCAGCGTGGCGGCGTACCAGCGGATCGCCCGGGCGGCCCTCGACGACATCCTGGCCCGGGGCCGGGTGCCGCTGCTGGTCGGCGGCTCCGGCCTGTACGTCCGGGCGGTGCTGGACGAGTTCGAGTTTCCCGGCACCGATCCCGCGCTCCGCGACCGGCTGGAGCGGGAACTGGCGCTGACCGGGCCGGCCCCTCTGTACGACCGGCTGCGCTCGGCCGACCCCGCCGCGGCGGCACAGATCCTGCCCGGCAACGGCCGGCGGATCGTGCGCGCCCTGGAGGTGATCGAGCTGACCGGCGGGCCGTTCCGGTCCGTGCTGCCGCAACCGCGGCCGTACTACCCGGCGGTGCAGCTCGGGGTGGACCTCGACACGCCCGTGCTGGACGAGCGGATCGCCCGGCGGGCCGACCGGATGTGGGAACAGGGCCTTGTCGACGAGGTCCGCCGGTTGGCCGACGCGGGGCTGCGGTCGGGGCGTACCGCCGGCCGCGCGCTCGGCTACCAGCAGGTCCTGCGGGAACTGGACGGGGAGCTGTCGCCCGAACAGGCCCGCGCCGAGACCGTCCGGGCGACCCGCCGGTTCGTCCGCCGGCAGCGCTCCTGGTTCCGCCGCGACCCGCGGATCGTCTGGCTCGACGGTGACCGCCCGGACCTCGTCCCGGCCGCCCTGGCCGCGCTGTCCGGCGCCGCCGGTTCGGGGACCGTCGGGAGCCCCGACAGTCCCTGA